The sequence GTGGGCGGCAAACGTCTCATGCAACGTATCAGCGGGAATGTGATGATGCCCGTAAATGATGAGAACTTCATCGAACCCAAGGACGGATACGACCTTTTGACCACGCTTGATGTAAACCTCCAGGATGTCGCAGAACACGCCCTACTCTATCAGTTGAGGAAACACAACGCAGATCATGGCACGGTGGTCCTGATGGAAGTACAAACCGGTAAGATCAAAGCCATTGCAAACCTGACGCATCAAACAGACGGCGAATATGGTGAGACCTACAATTACGCCATCGGAGAAAGTACCGAACCGGGATCAACCTTCAAACTTCCGGCATTGATGGCTGCCATGGAAGATAAACTGATCAGTCCGGATGACAGTGTAGATACAAAAAGCGGAAAGACACGGTATTATGACCGCATTATGACGGATGCTCACCATGGTGGATTCGGAAAGGTGACCGTTCGCCGTGCCTTTGAGGTTTCTTCCAACGTTGGTGTATCCCTGGTAATCAATGAAGCATATACCAAGAACCCCTCGCGCTTTATCGAACGCCTGAGGGCCATGGGCCTGGGCCGCACACTGGGTGTTGAGATTCCCGGAGAAGGGAAGCCGGTATTGAAAGATCCGACCGACAAATCCTGGTCAGGTATTACCCTGCCGTGGATGTCCATCGGTTATGAATCTACCATGACTCCTCTCCAGATTCTGACATTCTACAACGCTGTCGCCAATAATGGAAAAATGGTTAGGCCTCGTCTTGTGGATGAAATCAGGCAACGAGGAAAGATCATCCGCAGGTTTGAAACCGAGGTTATTCACGAAAAGATATGCTCCGAATCCACCATCAAGGAAGCACGCCGGATGATGGAAGGGGTGGTGGAAAACGGCACCGCAACTAACCTTAAGAACAGCATTTACAAAATTGCCGGTAAAACCGGCACCGCCCAGATCGCCAATGCCAAATACGGCTACCGGTACGAGACCGGCATCAGTTACCAGGCCTCTTTTGTGGGCTACTTCCCTGCGGATAAACCGGCTTATTCTTGCATCGTGGTGGTCAATGCCCCCTCAAACAATGTTTATTACGGAAATCTTGTAGCAGGCCCGATATTTAAGGAGATCGCTGATAAGGTATACGCAGGTAGCCTGGAGATGCACAATGCCGTTAACCTGGCCCAGGCTAAAAAACCCAAAGCGTTACCAAAGATCAAGGTGGGTATGCAGGAACCAACCGACCATGTCCTGTCTGCGCTCAAAATCAATCCGGACAAATCTGAAAAAGATGCGTCCTGGGTCATTCCGAACTACCAGGATTCCTTACTCACCCTGAAGAAGAAAAGTATCGCAGATGAATTGGGGAATGGCTACATCCCGGACCTCTCAGGGATGGGTGTGAGCGATGCCCTGTACATCCTTGAAAGAAACGGCCTTGTGGTAGAAATCACAGGCAGTGGTAAAGTAACCCGGCAATCCATTCCTCCGGGAACGGCATTTCGCTGGGGCCAAACGATAAATATAGAGTTGTCCTGATGATGATGTTGAAGGAGATATTGTACAAAGCAGGTATCAGGGACGTCCTGGGGTCAACAGATGTGGTGATCTCCGGCGTTGCTTTCGACTCACGAAAGGCAGAGACCTATGGCTTGTTCGTAGCCCTTCGCGGTGAACAAACCGATGGACACCACTACATCGATCAGGCGATTGAGAATGGCGCCATTGCAGTGGTATGTGAACAATTTCCGGAACATACCAGAAAAGAGGTCACATATATCCTGGTAACCAACAGCCATACAGCACTCGGATATATCGCCGCCAATTTCTACGGCAACCCCTCATCAAAATTGAAGCTCGTAGGTGTAACAGGCACCAACGGAAAGACCACCATAGCCTCATTGCTTTTCAAGCTGTTCAATAAACTCGGACATAAGGCGGGACTGCTTTCAACCATCAGCTATCGCATCGGCAACAACGAGATTCCAGCCACACACACCACACCCGATGCACTACGCATCAACATTATGCTACAGCAAATGGTGGAAGAAGGTTGCACGCACTGCTTCATGGAGGTTAGTTCGCATGCGGTTGAGCAAGGTCGCATTGCCGGACTCACATTTACCGGTGGCATCTTCACCAACCTGACACACGACCATCTTGATTACCACGGTAGTTTTGATGCCTACCTGAAAGCCAAAAAGAAATTCTTCGACGGCCTGCCATCCACCGCCTTTGCACTGGTCAACAAGGATGATCCAAATGGAGAAGTGATGCTGCAAAATTGCAAAGCGGTTCGCAAGACATATGCGCTGCATCAAATGGCCGACTTCCGCTGTCGCGTGCTGGACAATCAATTTACCGGCCTGCATCTGTCCCTGGATGATGTCGAATGCTGGAGCCGCCTCATTGGCAGTTTTAATGCCTACAATCTGCTGGCGATATACGGAACGGCCATCCTATTGAATGAAGAGAAGATGACGGTTCTCACTGAGCTAAGCAACATCGGACCAGTGGATGGTAGATTCCAGCACATCCGCGCAGGAAATATCACCGGTATTGTAGACTATGCCCATACACCCGATGCCCTTAAGAATGTTCTCGAAACCATAAGTGATATCCGAACCGGCAACGAATCCGTGATCACGGTGGTGGGTTGCGGGGGTGACCGCGACAAGGGTAAACGTCCACTGATGGCTGCTATCGCCTGTGAGAAAAGTGACAAGGTGATTCTCACTTCCGACAACCCGAGAAGTGAGAATCCAGCGGAAATCCTGAAAGATATGGAGGCAGGAATACCAGGAGAATATGCACGCAAAAGCCTGACGATACCAGACAGAGGAGAAGCCATCAAAGCGGCATGTGCCCTGGCGAATAGCGGGGACATCATCCTTATTGCCGGAAAAGGGCATGAAAAATATCAGGAGATACAGGGGGTGAAACATCCGTTCGACGACCTGGCCGTACTGC is a genomic window of Flavobacteriales bacterium containing:
- a CDS encoding UDP-N-acetylmuramoyl-L-alanyl-D-glutamate--2,6-diaminopimelate ligase, with the protein product MMMLKEILYKAGIRDVLGSTDVVISGVAFDSRKAETYGLFVALRGEQTDGHHYIDQAIENGAIAVVCEQFPEHTRKEVTYILVTNSHTALGYIAANFYGNPSSKLKLVGVTGTNGKTTIASLLFKLFNKLGHKAGLLSTISYRIGNNEIPATHTTPDALRINIMLQQMVEEGCTHCFMEVSSHAVEQGRIAGLTFTGGIFTNLTHDHLDYHGSFDAYLKAKKKFFDGLPSTAFALVNKDDPNGEVMLQNCKAVRKTYALHQMADFRCRVLDNQFTGLHLSLDDVECWSRLIGSFNAYNLLAIYGTAILLNEEKMTVLTELSNIGPVDGRFQHIRAGNITGIVDYAHTPDALKNVLETISDIRTGNESVITVVGCGGDRDKGKRPLMAAIACEKSDKVILTSDNPRSENPAEILKDMEAGIPGEYARKSLTIPDRGEAIKAACALANSGDIILIAGKGHEKYQEIQGVKHPFDDLAVLQTHFDLMHDRT
- a CDS encoding transpeptidase family protein; this encodes MLWRTYLVYFGISLFALVILAQVIRIQTTQREDWLQQAREQTMKFVNIDAARGNIFAGDGSLLATSIPIYEVRMDPNRDVIPDSVFNKKIDSLAWHLSRLFDDKPASVYKKEITRARRSGNRYHLIHRNVRYTELKAMKSFPIYRRGRFKGGLIFTQKNRRVKPFQVLAARTIGYDREGIQGVGLEGAYSEYLEGVGGKRLMQRISGNVMMPVNDENFIEPKDGYDLLTTLDVNLQDVAEHALLYQLRKHNADHGTVVLMEVQTGKIKAIANLTHQTDGEYGETYNYAIGESTEPGSTFKLPALMAAMEDKLISPDDSVDTKSGKTRYYDRIMTDAHHGGFGKVTVRRAFEVSSNVGVSLVINEAYTKNPSRFIERLRAMGLGRTLGVEIPGEGKPVLKDPTDKSWSGITLPWMSIGYESTMTPLQILTFYNAVANNGKMVRPRLVDEIRQRGKIIRRFETEVIHEKICSESTIKEARRMMEGVVENGTATNLKNSIYKIAGKTGTAQIANAKYGYRYETGISYQASFVGYFPADKPAYSCIVVVNAPSNNVYYGNLVAGPIFKEIADKVYAGSLEMHNAVNLAQAKKPKALPKIKVGMQEPTDHVLSALKINPDKSEKDASWVIPNYQDSLLTLKKKSIADELGNGYIPDLSGMGVSDALYILERNGLVVEITGSGKVTRQSIPPGTAFRWGQTINIELS